The Elusimicrobiota bacterium sequence GCGCAGGGATTCCAAGCGTTGGGCGGTGCCGTCGGAGCTCCCATCGTTGACGAAAATCGTTTCAAAGGTGAGGCCGGTGGGGGTCAAGGTCTCCACCAAAACCCGGGCGAATTCCGGGACCACGGCCTCCTCGTTAAACACCGGGACGATAACGGAAAGATCGGGCGCGTTCACGGACCCACTTCCAGCGTGCCGGACCGGGTTTCTCCCGCCGGGACAACGCGAAGGCCCGACAAACGAATTCCGTAGGGCCGACGGGCCGTCGCCCCCAAAGAGAGGGTTTTCTCGCCCAAACGGCTCAGGAAAAAACGGGGAACGGAAAACCAAGCCACTTTCATCCTCCTCAAACGAACCTCCAGTTGATCCTCTGTGACACCCTTTTTCAGGGACAATCCCAATTCGGCGAGAACGGAAACAGGGCCCATCCGCCCGGAAACGAGAACTCCCCCTTCCTCCTGGAAGATCACGCGCCCCTGTTTCAAACCCGGCGCCCGCTTCAACAAAAGAGAGGCGGCGGACTCCTCATCCCAAACGGCGGATTGAATGGAGACCTCCTGCAAATCCAGCAAACGAGGCCCCCCATCGGTCATCGCCAGGCGCAAACCGTCCAAATCCAACCGCACGTTCCCCAAGACCACCGATTTGAACTCCATTTCGCGAGCCATGATCTCGGCCCGCTGGGACCCCGGAAAACGCACGCTGGGTTTCGCTGAAAACCGGACGTCCTTCCAATCGATTCCCCCCCACCCCGCAAGCGGGGCTCCCCCTGGGATGGGGCGGGCGTTCAGATTTCGGACGAACAGAAGGGCTTCATTTCCGTCGGGAAGCGTCCACCGGGAGGATTCAGTGAACTCCCGCTGGAACCATCCTCCCGGCAACAAGATCTCTTCTCGGGCGGCGGTGGGACGAGCCACGCTGCCCGGGGGTCCCAACGACCCTGTCTTCACAATAACAAAATCCGAAAACTCTCCCAAACGATCGGTTTTGGTTCGGACCGTTAATCGATCCGACCACCCCCGGCTCGTGACCGTCCAGGTCAAATTGTTCCCGTTCAAATAGGCGTGGTTCGAAACCAAAATCAGAGTGGAAGGTCCCGTCCGGTCGCCCCGCATGGAGTTCGCTTTTTCGAGCATTTCCGAAAGGGGCCAGGCTTGGGCGACAGGGGCGTCGCGCCACCGCCCGCCGGGCTGGGCCCAGAGGGATGAAATCGCCATCCCCGCACAGACCGTGGCCGCCAACGCGGGGATTCCCATGGGCAAGGAGGAAAGGGCGATGGGGAGGACCATCGCCGCCGGGAGCAGGTAACGCGGGTCTTTATTGGACACCGAACTCCAAATCGCGTAGCTGAAGACGAACCAAAGAGCGAGAACCAAAGTGCCTTTCATTCGTCGGAAAAAACCCCAGGCCAGGCCCGCCATCCCGCCCAAAACAAACGGGCCGCCCCACTGGGCCCAGAGGATCCGAACATACCACAACCAGCCCGCCAAGGTCCGCCCGGAGGGGTCCCCCTCCTGAACACCCAACCCCGCCACGCGGGACAATTTGGGAATCACAATGAAAAGGTTCGCGGCATACCAGGGGGCCGTCACGAGGACGGAGAGAGCCAGCGCCGCGAGGATGTGGCGCCTATTTTTTGATTTCAGAAGCCCCCAGATCCCGGCCCCCACAACCGGAAGAAGGTAGGTGGGAAACGTCCACTTCACCAAACACCCGATTCCCGCGGCCAAACCAAACGCCAAAGACCAGCCCAAGCGAGAGAATTTATCGCTCCAGGCCCAACAGCCGTAAGCGAACACCACCATGGCCGCCAGGGCCACGTCGACGAGGGCTTCGTGAGAGAGGAACTGCAACGGCGGAGCGAACAGGGCCAGCGCCGCGGCGGCCAGGCCCGCGCCGGAACCCCAAAATCGGCCCGCCACCAAAAAACATCCCACCGCCAACACGCCCAAAGAGAAAAACTGCAAAAGGAAGACGGCCCCATCTTCCGGCGAAGCCCCGATCGCCCGGGACGTCGACATCCCCGCCGCCATCACGAAATGCGCCACTGGGGGATATGGGGGATGGCCTGGAAAAGTGGGTGTCAACAGAAGGCCCCGAAGGTTCCCCTTCCAAGCGGCCTCGGCGTAATGATGAGCGGTCATTAAATGGACCGCCGAATCCCATTTGGGGGGGCGCGTGTCTTTTTTGAGCCACACCGCCAAAAGAATTCCCTGCGCCAAAAGGAGCCCGGCCAAAACCATGGGCCCCCGAAACCGGCCCCGCCCCCCATCCAACCAATTTCCCATATTCATCTCCTGAAAAGCGGCTTGCCCTATTTCAGACGGATCCCGTTCGTCCGTCATTTCGCCAACGTGCGTGGGTTTTTGCCGTGGGAGGGAACGGGCCCGTCCGCGCGAGAGTTTACCAAAACGACCGCGGGTCCGTACACCATCAGGGGTCGAAGGAGAAGCACCCCTTTCGCTTTTAGGACCGGGTGCTTGATTCCCCCGAACGGAGGACCCGCGCGACGAAGAGGGGGAGGCCGAGCATTCGACCGGCGCGGCGAGGCTCTTGGATGAGGCGGAACAACCATTCCAGGCCGACCGCGCGCATCCAGGCGGGGGCTCGACGGAGACGGCCGGAAATGACGTCGAAGCTTCCGCCCACGCCCAAGACGACCTTCGCGCCGAGCCGATGGAGGTTTTGATGGATCCAGCCGTCCTGGCGGGGGGTGGAGAGGGCGACAAAAAGAAGGTCGGGGCGCGCCGCGGCGACGAGGGAAAGGACGGCCGACTCCCGCAGGGCTGTGGAAGGGGTCGAAACGGCGTCCGGTTCAAAATAGCCGTGGCAGGTTCCGACAATGGAAAGACGGGGGTGGCGAAGGAGCAATTCTTTCCCGGCGGCGTCGGCGACGCCGGGAGCGGCGCCCAAGAGGAACACTCGCCATCCGCGTTCGGCGGCCCGGGCGCAGAGCCGGTCCATTAAGTCGATGCCGGAGATTTTTTCCAGGCGCCGGCCCTGGAGGAGGGCGGCCCATTGGACGCCGGATGAATCGGGAACCACGAGGTCGGCGGAGCGAAAAGCGGCGCGGAGCGCGGCGTCTTTCTCCGCCGCGAGGATCATGAGGGGGTTGGCCGTGATGATCTGCCGCGCGGCGCCCTCGGCGACGAACGTTCCCACGAGAAGTAGAACGTCCTCTCCCGTGATCGCGTCAACCGAAACGCCGAGGATGGAAATTCGATCGGTCGGGGGGGATACCATCAAAAAACACCCCTCCCTAACCCTCCCCTTGGCAAGGGGAGGGAACGACAAACACGCTTGGGATATTGGCGCCTTTGGGGAATTCCCCTCCTTCGTAAGGAGGGGAGAAAGGGGAGGTCAAAGCCGTTATCCGCCTTCCATCGTCCATGGTCCTCCGCCAAAGGTCAACGGCCCCCGAAGGAAGCCCTACGCCCCGCGGGCGGCGGTGAGGACGGATTCGGGGCTTCTGGCTTCGGGACGCTCGTCCAGATTTTTCAGGCGGGCGGAGAGGATGCGGGAGACCCCTTGGACTTCCATGGTCACGCCGTAGAGCGTGTCGGCGGTTTCCATGGAACGCTTGTTGTGGGTGATCATGATGAACTGGGACTGTTCGGTGAAGGCCTTGATCAGGGTGATGAAGCGCGTCACGTTGGCTTCGTCCAGCGGGGCGTCCACCTCGTCTAAAACGGCGAAGGGAGCGGGCCGCACCATGAAAAAGGCGAAGAGGAGGGCCACGGCGGTCAGGGCTTTCTCTCCGCCGGAGAGCAGGGTGATGTTCATCAACTTTTTTCCCGGCGGTTGGGCGAAAATCTCGACCCCGGAATTGAGGACGTCGGATTCGTCCGTCAGGCGAACGTCGGCCTCTCCCCCCGGGAAGAGCTGGCCGTAAATGTTCTGGAAGTTCTCCCGCACCTTGTCGAAGGTTTCCTTGAAGTTCAGGCGGGTGGAGGCATTGATTTTCTGAATGGTGGTCAGAAGGTCTTCCTTGGCTTTCACCAGGTCCTGTTGTTGGGACAGCAGGAAGTTGTAGCGCTCCTCCAACTGGGCGTGCTCTTCCGGCGCGGC is a genomic window containing:
- a CDS encoding WecB/TagA/CpsF family glycosyltransferase, coding for MVSPPTDRISILGVSVDAITGEDVLLLVGTFVAEGAARQIITANPLMILAAEKDAALRAAFRSADLVVPDSSGVQWAALLQGRRLEKISGIDLMDRLCARAAERGWRVFLLGAAPGVADAAGKELLLRHPRLSIVGTCHGYFEPDAVSTPSTALRESAVLSLVAAARPDLLFVALSTPRQDGWIHQNLHRLGAKVVLGVGGSFDVISGRLRRAPAWMRAVGLEWLFRLIQEPRRAGRMLGLPLFVARVLRSGESSTRS
- a CDS encoding glycosyltransferase family 39 protein, with protein sequence MGNWLDGGRGRFRGPMVLAGLLLAQGILLAVWLKKDTRPPKWDSAVHLMTAHHYAEAAWKGNLRGLLLTPTFPGHPPYPPVAHFVMAAGMSTSRAIGASPEDGAVFLLQFFSLGVLAVGCFLVAGRFWGSGAGLAAAALALFAPPLQFLSHEALVDVALAAMVVFAYGCWAWSDKFSRLGWSLAFGLAAGIGCLVKWTFPTYLLPVVGAGIWGLLKSKNRRHILAALALSVLVTAPWYAANLFIVIPKLSRVAGLGVQEGDPSGRTLAGWLWYVRILWAQWGGPFVLGGMAGLAWGFFRRMKGTLVLALWFVFSYAIWSSVSNKDPRYLLPAAMVLPIALSSLPMGIPALAATVCAGMAISSLWAQPGGRWRDAPVAQAWPLSEMLEKANSMRGDRTGPSTLILVSNHAYLNGNNLTWTVTSRGWSDRLTVRTKTDRLGEFSDFVIVKTGSLGPPGSVARPTAAREEILLPGGWFQREFTESSRWTLPDGNEALLFVRNLNARPIPGGAPLAGWGGIDWKDVRFSAKPSVRFPGSQRAEIMAREMEFKSVVLGNVRLDLDGLRLAMTDGGPRLLDLQEVSIQSAVWDEESAASLLLKRAPGLKQGRVIFQEEGGVLVSGRMGPVSVLAELGLSLKKGVTEDQLEVRLRRMKVAWFSVPRFFLSRLGEKTLSLGATARRPYGIRLSGLRVVPAGETRSGTLEVGP